A genomic window from Cucumis melo cultivar AY chromosome 8, USDA_Cmelo_AY_1.0, whole genome shotgun sequence includes:
- the LOC103484831 gene encoding acyl-CoA-binding domain-containing protein 3, with product MEFFLELALTISLPLLISFIVSKFLSSRGSTDEELAPFGFDFGFGSRIRNLESGKPSVVVEDFVGEGEIVECEPKQGNFTGVLESRDETEKECDDKVIEYVRSVEERVESGLDNTGGDCRGEGAEKVIDESSVRVRREETGINRDEGEDVREGNEVEAFESDRSKESGGVSEGGSVEEIAVEDDDWEGVERTEMEKLFEVAVEIVKIRDIEDPKFGGELKMRLSGLYKIAMEGPCREPPPMALKMYARAKWNAWKQLGNMTPEMAMESYINLVSENIPGWTSEITSVDGYQSASHSHNSEKLASEMKPPL from the exons ATGGAATTTTTTCTTGAACTTGCGCTAACTATTAGTCTTCCTcttcttatttcatttattgTTAGTAAGTTTCTTTCATCCAGGGGGTCTACTGATGAAGAATTGGCTCCATTTGGTTTTGACTTCGGATTTGGATCGCGAATTCGTAATCTGGAGAGTGGTAAACCTAGCGTTgtcgttgaagattttgtcgGTGAAGGTGAGATTGTAGAATGTGAACCGAAACAGGGGAATTTCACCGGAGTACTTGAATCGAGAGATGAAACTGAGAAGGAATGTGATGATAAGGTGATTGAATATGTGAGGAGTGTTGAAGAAAGAGTAGAGAGTGGCTTAGATAATACTGGTGGTGATTGCCGAGGAGAAGGTGCAGAGAAGGTAATCGATGAAAGTTCTGTAAGGGTGAGGCGTGAGGAAACTGGAATCAATCGGGATGAGGGAGAAGACGTACGCGAGGGCAATGAAGTTGAGGCGTTTGAAAGTGATCGGAGCAAGGAATCCGGTGGAGTAAGCGAGGGAGGATCGGTGGAGGAGATTGCCGTCGAGGATGACGATTGGGAGGGAGTTGAAAGAACTGAAATGGAAAAGCTATTTGAAGTTGCAGTAGAGATTGTGAAAATTCGTGATATCGAGGATCCCAAATTTGGCGGTGAATTGAAGATGCGGCTGAGCGGGCTTTACAAGATTGCTATGGAGGGGCCTTGCAGAGAACCGCCGCCAATGGCTTTGAAGATGTATGCTCGAGCCAAATG GAATGCCTGGAAGCAGCTGGGGAACATGACCCCTGAGATGGCTATGGAAAGCTATATAAACCTTGTTTCTGAGAACATTCCCGGTTGGACGTCCGAAATTACTTCG GTAGACGGTTATCAAAGTGCTTCTCATTCTCACAATTCTGAAAAACTAGCTTCCGAAATGAAACCACCACTTTAA